From the genome of Adlercreutzia equolifaciens DSM 19450:
ATTAGAGGTTCCGCTTAGGCGGCCGCCTACGCGCGCTTTACGCCCAATGAATCCGGATAACGCTCGCCCCCTACGTATTACCGCGGCTGCTGGCACGTAGTTAGCCGGAGCTTCTTCTGCAGGTACCGTCTATGTCTTCCCTGCTGAAAGCGGTTTACAACCCGAAGGCCTTCGTCCCGCACGCGGCGTTGCTGCGTCAGGGTTGCCCCCATTGCGCAAAATTCCCCACTGCTGCCTCCCGTAGGAGTCTGGGCCGTATCTCAGTCCCAATGTGGCCGGTCGACCTCTCAGTCCGGCTACCCATCGCGGGCACGGTGGGCCGTTACCCCGCCGTCTACCTAATGGGCCGCGACCCCATCCCGCGCCGTCAGGGCTTTCCCGGGGAGGCCATGGGGCCTCCCCGGAGCATCCGGTATTAGCCGCCGTTTCCAGCGGTTGTCCCGGAGCGCGGGGCAGGTTGGTCACGTGTTACTCACCCGTTCGCCACTCTATACACGGCCGAAGCCGTCTTAATCGTTCGACTTGCATGTGTTAAGCACGCCGCCAGCGTTCATCCTGAGCCAGGATCAAACTCTCCGTTCGAACAGCGCCCGGAGGCGCCGTCAGATCGATGTGAGTCTCGATTCTGTTTTTAAAACTCTCCGTCGGGGCCTCGGGCCCCTGACAGGGAAAAAAGTTAAGCTTGCTCTCTCGAATGTCCGTCTGACATCCGAGAAGACGTTTGTCCGTCTCTCGAATTCCATCCTCAGTATCCGGTTGTCAAGGTTCCGCGGGAGGCTTCCCGCCCCGCCGCCCTCGCGAGCGGCGCAAGGAAATACTTTACAGGGACTCGCATCCCCCGTCAAGCGGTTCACGAAATCTCGACAACTTCGCTTTCCCGCCCGACGCGACCCCCGGACCGCCGGGGGCGCCGCCTTCCGCACTTCCGAAAAAGGCAGCTCGCATATGATACAGCTCCCGGGATTTCGCGCAAGGGGTTTTTTGAAATTTATTAAAACTTTTTGCCCAACTGCACCACGCTGCATCTTCTTATCTCGCAAAAGCCCTGTATAATAGGGATAAATCACCGATCCTAAGGACAAGTTCTATGACTCCCGTTCACCGCAACCCCAACACATCACCGCGTCCTTATCGCTTCTCCAACGACACACCGCAGCCTTCAGGCGCGGCGAAGCCTGACGAAACGGTCGCTGGCCGTGCTGGACGTGAAAACAAATTTGCTTCCAGCGAAGCGGTTCGGAGCGATCTTCCCCAAACGCTCCCCCTTCCTCTTGTCGCCCATGATGCTCTGGAAATCATCGAGGAGGCCGGAGGAGAGGCATGGTGCGTGGGCGGCTTCGTTCGCGACGCTCTGCTCGGGCGACCCATCCACGATGTGGACATCGCGACGAGCCTGCCGTGGCCCGCGGTGCAAGAGGCGTTCCGACGCGCCGGCTGGGGCACCGTGGAAACCGGCGTCGCCCATGGCACTCTCACCGTGGTATGCGAAGGCGAGCCGCTGGAGATCACCACTTACCGCACCGACGGCGTTTACAGCGACGGGCGCCATCCCGACTCCGTGGCTCCGGCTTCCTCTATAGAAGAGGATCTGCAGCGGCGGGACTTCACCATCAACGCCCTGGCCTACCATCCTGCCCGCGGGATCATCGATCCCTTCGGCGGCCTGGACGACATGGAGCGCGGCGTGCTGAGGTGCGTGGGCGATCCGGCGACGCGCTTTTCCGAGGACGCGCTGCGCATCCTGCGAGCCTGTCGCTTCGCCTCACAGCTCGGCGTGGCCATCGACCCTGCCACCTTCGACGCTATGGTCGCCGGCAAGAGCCTCCTGCGGAAAGTGTCCGGCGAGCGCGTCTACCGTGAGCTGGAGCGCTTCGTCTGCGGCGACTACGTTCACGATGCGCTTATGGCCTGCGTCGATGTACTGGCCTTCGTGCTGCCGGAGCTTGTGGCCATGAAGGGATGCGCCCAAGTGACGAAGTACCATATATACGATGTGCTCGAGCACACCGCCTGGGTGGTGCAGCGCACGCCCCCCGAGCCGCTGCAGCGCTGGAGCGCCCTGTTCCACGACATGGGCAAGCCCGCGGCGGCGTTCTTCGAGGAGACGGACGAGGGGCCGGTGGAGCATTTCTACGGACACGCCGTCATCAGCACGCAACTCGCCTGCGGCATCATGCACCGCCTCCCCTTCCCCGCCTGGCTGCGCCGGGACGTGCCGTCTCTCGTGCGGGCCCACGACGACGTGGTGCCCCCCAATGCCCGAGCCGTGCGCCGCATGCTGGGGCGACTCGGGGGACGCACCGACCTCTTCGCGGCCCTCTGCGATATCAAACGGGCCGACGCCCTGGCCCAGGCGCCGTTCTGCGCTCCCCGAGCCGATACCGCCGACGAGCTGCGCGCCCTTATGGAGCAGATTCTGGAAGATGAGGCCGCATTCACCGTGAAGCACCTCGCCATAAACGGCCGCGACATCATAGCTCTCGGCGTCCCCGCCGGCCCGGAGGTGGGGCGCCTGCTGGACGCGTGTCTGGACGCCGTCATCGACGAGCGCGTCCCCAACGAGCACGAGGCGCTGCTGGCCTTCGCGGAAGAGCTTCGCAAAGAGGCGTCCTAGGCCAGAAGGTCGGTGACGAGGCGAATGGCGAACAGGACAATGACGACGAGCATGATGGGGCGCAAGATGAGCGCCCCTTTCTTGTCGAAGAAGGTGGAGCCGAGCCAATTGCCGGCGATGTTGAAGGCTGCGGCGGCGAGTCCCAAGGGGATGAGCACCGCACCGTTGACGAGAAACACCGCCAAGGCGGCGACGTTGGTGGCCAGGTTGATCGCCTTGGTAGTGCCGGCGGCCGTGCGAACGTCCTGATGAGCCATCGCGGCGAGCAGCAGCATGAGGATGGTGCCCGTCCCCGGCCCGTAGAACCCGTCGTACACGCCCACCGCCAAAGCGATGAGGGCCGTGGCGACCAGGGCCCGGCGCGGAGGCAGAGGATGCTCGGCGAAACGGTCGAGGTTCTTGGAACGGAACACGAGGAACGCCACCGGAGGCAGCGCCACGAGCATCGCCACGGTGAGCACGGTGGCGTCAGCTAGAAGCGCCAGGTTCGCGCCGATGGCCGAACCGACCAGGCCGCAGGCGACGCCCGCGACAACGAAGCGCTTCACCATGTAACCGAACAACGCATAGCGCACGGTGGCCACCAGCGTGCCCAAGGTGCTGGAGAGCTTGTTGGTGGCGATGGCGGCATGGGGCGGTAGGCCGGCAAAGAAGTAAGCGGGCAGGGAGATGAGGCCTCCCCCGCCGGCGATGGCGTCCACGAAACCGGCGATGAGCGCCAACGGGCACACGATGAGAAACTCCATATCGCCCTTTCTTCCGTGCTCGACCCTGCTCGCAGCCGGAGCCTTCGGGGCCGCCGTCCTAACCGCCCCTCGCGCCTTATAGATGCAAAAAGAGCCGCCCGAGGGCGGCTCGTAAGTTCTTGGTAGCTCCGACCGGATTCGAACCGGCGACCTCCGCCTTGAGAGGGCGGCGTCCTAAACCGCTAGACGACGGAGCCACATGGGCGCTTCATGAAGCCGGGAGACATGGCGCCTCCCGGCCCGGATTCCTTGGTAGCTCCGACCGGATTCGAACCGGCGACCTCCGCCTTGAGAGGGCGGCGTCCTAAACCGCTAGACGACGGAGCCACGAAATGCCACGCGAGAAAATGGCTGGGGTGGAAGGAGTCGAACCCTCACATACGGCACCAGAAACCGCTGTCCTGCCATTAGACGACACCCCAACAGAACTTTCTCGCTCACACCGCCCGAAAGCGGCGAGCGCAAGTGAGTATGTTACGGAAGCGAGCGCCCCCCGTCAAGCCCCAATTTTGGGAATTACGAAAAATGCGGGGAGCGGCCAAAGATCCGCAAGACTCCCGGCGTCGCAAGGGCGCGGTCGCAGATGGGCAGCCATCCGAAAGACAGCCAGCCGCATCACGGCTCAGGCGTGCGCCACTCGCAGGGATCGGGAGCCGCCAGCGCTCGAATGCCCTGGATGATGATCTCGACACCATGGGCGAAGGCCTCGTCGGTGTAGGCCGCCGCGACGACGCGCTGCCAAGGGAGCGTATCGTCGTCCGTGCAGCTCGCAGCGCCTTCCCCTTCAGCCGCGCGCCCGCTCGAGACGCCGCGGACACCGGAGGGCCGATTCGCCCGAACCGCGATGGCATTGCCGATAAACCCCGTCAGATAGGCATCCACGAGGGCCCATGCCTGGGTCAGCACCGGCTCGGGCATCCCCTGGGCCAGATGCAGGTTCACGATCTTGTCGGTGTGCTCGGCCAGACCGTTCTCCCCTGTTTGGGGCACCACCTCGATGGTGGCCAATTCCGGATGAGCCATTTCCAGCCGATAGATGGAGGTCATGGTGCGTCGCAGCGTGTCGTCCCAAGCCTCTCCGGGCACCGGATCGGTATCCATGGACGCCATGAGACGCTGAAGGACGGCCACAAGAATGGCATCCCGGGAGTCGAAGTGGCTGTAGACGGCCATGGCCGACACGCCCAGCTCGCGGCCCAGGGAGCGCATGGTGAACGCACCGAGGCCGTCGCGCTCGATGAGATCGGAGGCCACGGCGACAATGCGCTCGCGGGTGAGCGCCGGACGCGCCTCGACCGCAGCTTTTCGGGCCATACCCCCTCCTTTCTCGCTCATTGCGAACCGGGTTTCTATGCTCTCGTCTCCCAGTATAGAGAAACGACGCGCCCTGCCGGACGCGCCGCCTTCTTCGCCATTCGAAATCCAGAGCCGAGCGCAGCCCTCCTCCAGGCCCCTAGTTCAGCGCCACGCCCGGACCGGTTTCGGGATTGTGCGGCCAGCTGTGGCACTTGGTGCACTGATTGTCGGTGAGCTCCTTGTCCTTCGCGTGGCAGTTCACGCAGGACACCGGGGCACCGTGGATGGATCCGTGGGGATTCGAGAGTCCATAGTCGGCCGTGGTCTCGGCCAGAGCCTCAAAGGAGCCTCCGTGGCAGGACAGGCACTGCTCGTCGGACACATAGGCGCCAGTCCCGTCGCCGGTTTCGGCCATCTCGGTAGCCGCATCACCCGACTCGTCGCCGGCGGTTTTGGGCTCGGCGGCCGGGGCGCAGGCGGCCAGGGCCATGCACAGCGCCACAATGCAGGCCAAACCGGTCAGCTTGATCGCGTTCTTCTTCATGAGATTACTCCCCCTTCACCGCGTGCTCGGCGGCCACGTACCCGAAGGTGATGGCGCGGCCGATGGACGTTCCCGGAATATGGCGCGGGTAGTTGCCCGCAAAGAAATTGCCCGAGGCGTTGCCCACCGCGTACA
Proteins encoded in this window:
- a CDS encoding CCA tRNA nucleotidyltransferase, with product MGGFVRDALLGRPIHDVDIATSLPWPAVQEAFRRAGWGTVETGVAHGTLTVVCEGEPLEITTYRTDGVYSDGRHPDSVAPASSIEEDLQRRDFTINALAYHPARGIIDPFGGLDDMERGVLRCVGDPATRFSEDALRILRACRFASQLGVAIDPATFDAMVAGKSLLRKVSGERVYRELERFVCGDYVHDALMACVDVLAFVLPELVAMKGCAQVTKYHIYDVLEHTAWVVQRTPPEPLQRWSALFHDMGKPAAAFFEETDEGPVEHFYGHAVISTQLACGIMHRLPFPAWLRRDVPSLVRAHDDVVPPNARAVRRMLGRLGGRTDLFAALCDIKRADALAQAPFCAPRADTADELRALMEQILEDEAAFTVKHLAINGRDIIALGVPAGPEVGRLLDACLDAVIDERVPNEHEALLAFAEELRKEAS
- a CDS encoding sulfite exporter TauE/SafE family protein; this translates as MEFLIVCPLALIAGFVDAIAGGGGLISLPAYFFAGLPPHAAIATNKLSSTLGTLVATVRYALFGYMVKRFVVAGVACGLVGSAIGANLALLADATVLTVAMLVALPPVAFLVFRSKNLDRFAEHPLPPRRALVATALIALAVGVYDGFYGPGTGTILMLLLAAMAHQDVRTAAGTTKAINLATNVAALAVFLVNGAVLIPLGLAAAAFNIAGNWLGSTFFDKKGALILRPIMLVVIVLFAIRLVTDLLA
- a CDS encoding TetR/AcrR family transcriptional regulator, translating into MARKAAVEARPALTRERIVAVASDLIERDGLGAFTMRSLGRELGVSAMAVYSHFDSRDAILVAVLQRLMASMDTDPVPGEAWDDTLRRTMTSIYRLEMAHPELATIEVVPQTGENGLAEHTDKIVNLHLAQGMPEPVLTQAWALVDAYLTGFIGNAIAVRANRPSGVRGVSSGRAAEGEGAASCTDDDTLPWQRVVAAAYTDEAFAHGVEIIIQGIRALAAPDPCEWRTPEP
- a CDS encoding cytochrome c3 family protein — translated: MKKNAIKLTGLACIVALCMALAACAPAAEPKTAGDESGDAATEMAETGDGTGAYVSDEQCLSCHGGSFEALAETTADYGLSNPHGSIHGAPVSCVNCHAKDKELTDNQCTKCHSWPHNPETGPGVALN